A stretch of the Bacillus sp. B-jedd genome encodes the following:
- a CDS encoding NAD-dependent protein deacylase produces MLIQDCADIIRKSRNIVVLTGAGISTESGIKDFRSRTGIYQEAPEYVLSIGYFLEKPQEFYQFAFDHLYHPGAKPNKGHEILAKWETEGRVSKVITQNIDGLHQKAGNQDVIEFHGTMETASCLHCGVSYTAAEMARRLKEMNDFYICSRCETKRERDRYIKPDVVLFGDAGEWFTPEGFAEILDWIETADCVLVLGTSLKVVPFASFPQYRGDGVPLIIVNRDETAYDHGPDTIAIHDSIGKTLSAIDELL; encoded by the coding sequence ATGTTAATTCAAGATTGCGCAGATATCATTAGGAAATCCCGAAACATCGTCGTATTGACGGGTGCGGGTATCAGCACCGAATCCGGCATAAAGGACTTCCGTTCGCGTACAGGCATTTACCAGGAGGCACCGGAATATGTCTTGTCGATCGGCTATTTCCTTGAGAAGCCACAGGAGTTTTATCAGTTTGCCTTTGACCATCTGTATCATCCTGGCGCGAAGCCAAATAAAGGACATGAAATTTTGGCAAAATGGGAGACAGAGGGCAGAGTAAGCAAGGTGATTACCCAAAATATTGACGGACTTCACCAAAAGGCTGGCAACCAGGATGTAATCGAGTTCCATGGGACGATGGAGACTGCGAGCTGCCTTCATTGCGGCGTGTCATATACCGCTGCTGAAATGGCCAGGCGATTGAAGGAAATGAACGATTTTTACATATGCAGCCGATGTGAAACAAAGCGGGAAAGAGACCGGTATATCAAGCCGGATGTCGTCCTGTTCGGCGATGCAGGCGAGTGGTTCACCCCTGAAGGTTTTGCTGAAATTCTTGACTGGATCGAGACAGCAGATTGTGTGCTGGTATTAGGAACAAGCCTAAAGGTAGTGCCGTTCGCTTCCTTTCCTCAATATCGAGGAGACGGAGTGCCGCTAATTATTGTCAATCGCGACGAAACTGCATATGACCACGGCCCCGACACGATTGCCATCCATGATTCGATCGGCAAAACACTCTCAGCCATTGATGAACTGCTGTAA
- a CDS encoding fatty acid desaturase, whose product MTVQNQQKALKKQVAPYEKSETKKSVIQIINTIIPFFGLWFLAYKALPVSYLLTLALGILASGFMVRTFIIFHDCCHHSFFKNRKANKIVGTITGLITFFPYSQWGRDHNIHHATSGNLDKRGTGDIWVMTVEEYAAASPMLKLGYRLYRNPLVMFVLGPIWLVIIKNRFNRRDARMPEKMNTWLTNALIVGISALLIWAIGWKAFLMVQLPIMFVAGMLGIWLFYIQHTFEDSYFEHDKEWEYVLAAVEGSSYYKLPKILQWVTGNIGFHHVHHLAPRVPNYKLEEAHNNTMPLQHVPTVTLSTSFESLKFRLWDEEKKRFVGYSAAKAFAKKPSGVKMKPKTE is encoded by the coding sequence ATGACTGTACAAAACCAGCAAAAAGCATTGAAAAAGCAAGTTGCTCCTTATGAAAAATCCGAAACGAAAAAGAGTGTTATTCAAATTATTAATACAATCATCCCGTTTTTCGGGCTATGGTTTCTAGCGTACAAAGCGTTGCCAGTGAGCTACTTGCTGACTTTGGCACTTGGAATTCTTGCATCAGGCTTCATGGTCAGGACGTTCATCATTTTCCACGACTGCTGCCACCATTCTTTTTTCAAGAACAGGAAAGCTAATAAAATTGTCGGCACGATTACAGGCTTAATCACGTTTTTCCCATATAGCCAATGGGGCCGCGACCATAATATCCACCATGCAACAAGCGGAAATCTTGATAAGCGCGGGACAGGGGATATCTGGGTTATGACCGTTGAAGAGTATGCGGCTGCTTCTCCGATGCTTAAATTGGGGTACAGGCTATACCGGAACCCTCTTGTCATGTTCGTCCTTGGTCCAATCTGGCTTGTCATTATCAAAAACAGGTTCAACCGCCGTGACGCCCGGATGCCTGAGAAAATGAACACTTGGCTGACCAATGCCTTGATTGTTGGAATCTCAGCATTGCTCATTTGGGCGATTGGCTGGAAGGCGTTTCTGATGGTCCAGCTTCCGATCATGTTCGTCGCAGGAATGCTTGGAATTTGGCTGTTCTATATCCAGCACACGTTTGAGGATTCCTATTTCGAACACGATAAAGAATGGGAATATGTTCTCGCTGCTGTTGAAGGAAGCTCTTATTACAAGCTGCCTAAAATCCTCCAGTGGGTGACAGGGAACATCGGATTCCACCACGTCCATCACCTTGCTCCTAGGGTGCCGAACTATAAGCTTGAAGAAGCGCACAATAATACTATGCCGCTTCAGCATGTTCCGACTGTTACGTTATCGACCAGCTTTGAGTCTCTGAAGTTCCGTTTATGGGACGAAGAGAAAAAACGATTTGTCGGTTATTCAGCCGCCAAGGCTTTTGCAAAAAAACCATCCGGCGTGAAGATGAAGCCGAAAACAGAATAG
- a CDS encoding sensor histidine kinase: MFKKYWTLLGRTGISPYIWTILGILPFYFIYLSSSTVKVMAGIVLTLAFFGFYRLAYLSKGWTVYLWTVLLIGISITLTTLFSYVYFAFFIAYFIGNIKNKIAFYVLYSIHLAGMVIAINLRIILQDDFFLKQLPLVVIVLLSLILLPFSLRHRTERGKLEEKLEDANKKIEELIKIEERQRIARDLHDTLGQKLSLIGLKSDLARRLISKDPDRAAEELKDVQQTARTALNEVRKMVAQMRGIRLNEEIVRVKELLDAAQIEFKGSEDWSLQNVPLLVENILSMCLKEAITNVVRHSSATGCEVILAHNDREISLIVKDNGVGQVDKVHFAKGSGLSGMRERLEFVNGTLDISCNGGTELLIRVPTVVKHLEKEGVR, translated from the coding sequence ATGTTTAAAAAATATTGGACACTCCTTGGACGGACAGGAATATCTCCGTACATATGGACGATTCTCGGAATTCTGCCGTTTTATTTCATTTATCTTTCTTCTTCTACCGTGAAAGTGATGGCTGGCATCGTCTTGACGCTGGCATTCTTCGGTTTTTACCGATTGGCTTACCTTTCGAAGGGATGGACGGTTTATTTATGGACAGTCCTGCTAATCGGCATTTCCATTACGCTGACGACCTTGTTCAGCTATGTATATTTCGCTTTCTTTATTGCTTACTTTATAGGAAATATAAAAAATAAAATCGCTTTTTACGTTCTTTATTCGATCCATCTCGCTGGTATGGTTATCGCAATCAATCTAAGAATTATCCTTCAGGATGATTTTTTCCTGAAGCAGCTGCCGCTTGTCGTGATTGTCTTGCTGAGTCTGATCCTGCTGCCTTTCAGCCTGCGCCACAGGACTGAAAGAGGGAAGCTCGAGGAAAAGCTTGAAGATGCAAACAAGAAAATTGAAGAACTGATAAAGATTGAGGAAAGGCAGCGGATTGCCCGTGACCTCCATGATACCCTCGGCCAAAAGCTATCACTGATTGGCTTGAAGAGCGATCTGGCCAGAAGGCTGATTTCCAAAGACCCTGACCGGGCGGCCGAGGAGCTGAAGGATGTCCAGCAAACAGCCAGGACAGCCTTGAACGAAGTGAGGAAAATGGTTGCGCAAATGCGCGGCATTCGTCTGAACGAGGAAATTGTCAGGGTAAAGGAGCTCCTTGATGCTGCACAGATTGAATTTAAAGGAAGCGAGGATTGGTCGCTGCAAAATGTGCCCCTCCTGGTGGAAAATATTTTGAGCATGTGCCTGAAAGAAGCGATTACGAATGTGGTCCGCCATAGCAGTGCGACAGGCTGTGAAGTGATCCTTGCACACAATGACAGGGAAATATCACTGATTGTAAAAGATAATGGAGTCGGGCAGGTAGACAAGGTTCATTTTGCAAAAGGAAGTGGTCTTTCGGGGATGAGGGAGAGGCTTGAGTTTGTGAATGGGACGCTGGATATTAGTTGCAACGGGGGAACTGAGCTGTTGATTCGTGTTCCGACTGTGGTGAAGCATTTGGAGAAGGAGGGTGTGAGATGA